In Sphingomonas sp., a single window of DNA contains:
- a CDS encoding lipoprotein-releasing ABC transporter permease subunit — MLLSRYERMIARRYLLPGRSEAFIAVVAGFSLVAVMLGVAALIVVMSVMNGFRAELFDKISGLNGHAVVQGYNGQLRDWRRIADEARAIPGVTAATPLIEQPLFASYNGRVEFALVRGLRLEDILNNPTLKGKEILGSFKNLKPGSEQIAIGSRLAESLGASIGSQISIINPQGSATPFGTMPRIVQYRIAAIFEVGVYDYDKAYILMPMQDAQTLLLLGDSVQMIRVDTNKPEKIEEVTRPLADKVANIGQITDWRQMNRELFEAISLDRTVTFTVVSIILVVAAFNIISSLIMLVQAKRRDIAVLRTMGASKSGLMRIFVTVGTTIGALGVLAGMILGFLIVNYREGVATVIGLVTGQKVWDPQMRFLTELPAKTDPLQTIAICAMALLFTFLATLYPAWKAASTDPVQVLRYE, encoded by the coding sequence ATGCTACTCTCGCGCTACGAGCGAATGATCGCCCGCCGCTATCTGCTGCCCGGGCGCAGCGAAGCCTTTATCGCCGTCGTCGCCGGCTTCAGCTTGGTTGCCGTGATGCTCGGCGTCGCCGCGCTGATCGTGGTGATGAGCGTCATGAACGGCTTCCGCGCCGAGCTGTTCGACAAGATCTCCGGACTGAACGGCCATGCCGTGGTGCAGGGCTATAACGGCCAGCTGCGCGACTGGCGCCGCATCGCCGACGAGGCCAGGGCGATCCCGGGCGTTACCGCCGCCACCCCGCTGATCGAGCAGCCGCTGTTCGCCAGCTATAACGGCCGGGTCGAGTTCGCGCTGGTCCGCGGGCTGCGGCTGGAGGACATCCTCAACAACCCGACGCTGAAGGGCAAGGAGATACTTGGCTCCTTCAAGAACCTCAAGCCGGGCAGCGAGCAGATCGCGATCGGATCGCGATTGGCGGAATCGCTGGGCGCATCGATCGGCAGCCAGATCTCGATCATCAATCCGCAGGGCTCCGCCACGCCCTTCGGCACCATGCCGCGCATCGTTCAGTATCGCATCGCCGCGATCTTCGAGGTGGGCGTATACGACTATGACAAGGCCTATATCCTGATGCCGATGCAGGACGCGCAGACGCTGCTGCTGCTCGGCGATTCGGTGCAGATGATCCGTGTGGACACCAACAAGCCGGAGAAGATCGAGGAAGTTACCCGGCCGCTCGCCGACAAGGTCGCCAATATCGGCCAGATCACCGACTGGCGGCAGATGAATCGCGAGCTGTTCGAGGCGATCTCGCTCGACCGCACCGTGACGTTCACCGTGGTTTCGATCATCCTCGTGGTCGCGGCGTTCAACATCATCTCGTCGCTGATCATGCTGGTCCAGGCCAAGCGGCGCGACATCGCGGTGTTGCGGACGATGGGCGCCAGCAAGAGCGGGCTGATGCGGATATTCGTGACGGTGGGTACCACGATCGGCGCGCTGGGCGTGCTGGCGGGCATGATTCTGGGCTTTCTGATCGTGAACTATCGCGAGGGCGTGGCGACCGTCATCGGGCTGGTGACGGGGCAGAAGGTATGGGACCCGCAGATGCGCTTCCTCACCGAGCTGCCCGCCAAGACCGATCCGCTGCAGACCATCGCGATCTGCGCGATGGCGCTGCTCTTCACCTTCCTCGCCACCCTCTACCCTGCGTGGAAGGCGGCGAGCACCGATCCCGTCCAGGTGCTGCGCTATGAATGA